From a region of the Sphingopyxis sp. YR583 genome:
- a CDS encoding M20/M25/M40 family metallo-hydrolase: protein MRNLTAPLALAAAMLAAAPVHAKPADPDVAKKILKDSIAIPTVEGRGQVPKLAAYYASVLKAVGYADSDIEITPMGETATFAATLAGTGKGKPIVLLGHMDVVEADPKDWTRDPFVPVEEDGYIFGRGSEDNKFDVSMMVATMAQLKKDGFKPKRSIILLLSGDEETQMATTRALAAKYKGAEFALNGDGGGGLIGEDGKPKYYGLQAGEKTYADFTLEVTNPGGHSSRPSDTNAIVQLSNALAKVGAYRFTPQQNELTKVGMPIVADQVGGDIGAALKAFAANPADAKAIAAIRADPEYIGQIGTTCVPTLTKGGHAENALPQRATANINCRIFPGVPVETVRAELEKVIADPAVKVNTDPDASASDASPLRPDVVAAVTKAVHARAPGLPIIPSMSAGATDSYHFRIQGVPSYGVAGLFSKASDSYAHGLNERVPVDAIAPALAHWDSVLRDLSK from the coding sequence ATGCGCAATCTCACCGCTCCGCTCGCCCTCGCTGCCGCCATGCTGGCCGCCGCGCCTGTCCACGCCAAGCCCGCCGACCCCGATGTCGCGAAAAAGATACTGAAGGACAGCATCGCGATCCCGACGGTCGAGGGGCGCGGCCAGGTGCCCAAGCTTGCGGCCTATTATGCGAGCGTCCTGAAAGCGGTGGGCTATGCCGACAGCGATATCGAGATCACGCCGATGGGCGAGACCGCGACCTTTGCCGCGACGCTCGCCGGGACGGGCAAGGGCAAGCCGATCGTGTTGCTCGGCCATATGGACGTCGTCGAGGCCGATCCGAAGGACTGGACGCGCGATCCGTTCGTACCGGTCGAGGAAGATGGTTATATTTTCGGCCGCGGGTCGGAGGATAACAAGTTCGACGTCTCGATGATGGTCGCGACGATGGCGCAGCTCAAGAAGGACGGTTTCAAGCCGAAGCGTTCGATCATCCTGCTGCTCTCGGGCGACGAGGAAACGCAGATGGCGACGACGCGCGCACTCGCGGCGAAGTATAAGGGCGCCGAGTTCGCCCTGAACGGTGATGGCGGCGGCGGGCTGATCGGCGAGGACGGCAAGCCCAAATATTACGGGCTGCAGGCGGGTGAGAAGACCTATGCCGACTTCACGCTGGAGGTGACCAACCCCGGCGGCCACAGTTCGCGCCCGTCGGATACCAATGCGATCGTCCAGCTGTCGAACGCGCTCGCCAAGGTTGGCGCCTATCGCTTCACGCCGCAGCAGAATGAGCTGACCAAGGTCGGCATGCCGATCGTCGCCGATCAGGTCGGCGGCGATATCGGCGCGGCGCTTAAAGCCTTTGCCGCGAACCCCGCCGATGCGAAAGCCATTGCCGCGATCCGCGCCGACCCCGAATATATCGGCCAGATCGGCACCACCTGCGTGCCGACGCTGACCAAGGGCGGCCATGCCGAAAATGCGCTGCCGCAGCGGGCCACGGCGAACATCAACTGCCGCATCTTTCCCGGCGTGCCGGTCGAAACGGTGCGCGCCGAGCTCGAAAAGGTGATCGCCGACCCCGCGGTCAAGGTGAACACCGATCCCGATGCGAGCGCGAGCGACGCCTCGCCGCTGCGTCCAGACGTCGTCGCGGCGGTGACGAAGGCCGTGCATGCGCGCGCGCCGGGCCTGCCGATCATCCCGTCGATGAGCGCAGGGGCAACCGACAGCTATCATTTCCGCATCCAGGGCGTGCCAAGCTACGGCGTTGCCGGCCTCTTCTCGAAAGCGAGCGACAGCTACGCGCACGGCCTCAACGAGCGCGTGCCGGTCGATGCAATTGCTCCGGCGCTCGCACATTGGGACAGCGTGCTGCGCGATCTGTCGAAATAG
- a CDS encoding AraC family transcriptional regulator: MTTLPEMQSLLLRHRPTDGIHPCALPRVSLVRSSEPSDPMPVVYEPSLCLAVSGRKRVLLGDASFIYDSAQYLVVSVDLPVSGMVVDASTDDPYLCLKLDLDVAVLGELLLAHDARVPRSEHAPSIAVGDTDAGLLDAALRLLRLLDTPDDMAALAPLVEREILYRLLTGSQGAMLRHIATADTRLHQISRAVAWIKDHYAGAVSIDHLAGLAGMSPSSFHEHFKSVTRFSPLQYRTRLRLLEARRLMVSEAMDAASAGFHVGYESPSQFNRDYSRTFGLPPLRDAARLRAAPEFGLSA, translated from the coding sequence ATGACGACGCTTCCAGAAATGCAGTCACTACTCCTTCGGCACCGGCCGACCGACGGGATTCACCCGTGCGCGCTGCCCCGCGTATCGCTTGTCCGTAGCTCCGAACCGAGCGACCCGATGCCCGTCGTGTACGAGCCGTCGCTGTGCCTCGCGGTCAGCGGACGCAAGCGGGTGCTGCTGGGCGACGCCAGCTTCATTTATGACAGCGCGCAGTATCTGGTGGTGTCGGTCGACCTGCCCGTGAGCGGCATGGTCGTCGATGCCAGCACCGACGATCCTTATCTGTGCCTGAAGCTGGATCTCGACGTCGCGGTGCTCGGCGAACTGCTGCTGGCGCACGACGCGCGCGTGCCGCGCAGCGAGCATGCTCCCTCGATCGCGGTCGGCGACACCGATGCGGGCCTGCTCGACGCCGCGCTCCGCCTGCTGCGCCTGCTCGACACGCCGGACGATATGGCCGCACTCGCGCCGCTGGTCGAACGCGAGATATTATACCGGTTGCTGACGGGATCGCAGGGCGCGATGCTGCGCCATATCGCAACCGCGGATACGCGACTGCACCAGATCAGCCGCGCGGTGGCGTGGATCAAGGATCATTATGCCGGTGCGGTCAGCATCGACCATCTGGCGGGATTGGCGGGAATGAGCCCGTCATCCTTTCATGAGCATTTCAAGAGCGTGACGCGCTTCAGCCCGCTGCAATATCGCACCCGGCTCCGCCTGCTCGAAGCGCGGCGGCTGATGGTCTCTGAAGCGATGGACGCGGCGAGCGCCGGCTTCCATGTCGGGTACGAAAGCCCGTCGCAGTTCAACCGCGATTACAGCCGCACCTTCGGCCTGCCGCCCCTGCGCGACGCCGCGCGGTTACGCGCGGCGCCGGAGTTCGGTTTGTCGGCGTAA
- a CDS encoding SDR family oxidoreductase: protein MTTANDKVILITGASSGIGAATARELAGTGAKLLLGARRTDRLEALAAEIAAAGGIAEFRALDVTSRADMQAFVDHAIARFGRVDVLVNNAGIMPLSPLAALETANWDAMINVNIRGVLNGIAAALPGFTAQGSGHFVNVASLGAHYVVPTGAVYCATKFAVWAITDGIRQEHQDVRATIISPGVVESELGHDITDPGSAAAMAEFRSIAITPDAIARAIRFAVEQPDDVDVSEIIVRPVKGSF from the coding sequence ATGACCACCGCAAACGACAAAGTCATCCTGATCACCGGCGCGAGCAGCGGCATCGGCGCCGCGACGGCGCGCGAACTCGCCGGCACCGGCGCGAAACTGCTTCTCGGCGCCCGCCGCACCGACCGGCTCGAAGCCCTGGCGGCGGAAATCGCGGCCGCAGGCGGGATCGCCGAGTTTCGGGCGCTCGACGTCACCAGCCGCGCCGACATGCAGGCGTTTGTTGATCACGCGATCGCGCGCTTCGGCCGTGTCGATGTGCTGGTCAACAACGCCGGCATCATGCCGCTGTCGCCGCTCGCTGCACTCGAAACCGCCAATTGGGACGCCATGATCAACGTCAATATCCGCGGTGTCCTCAACGGCATTGCGGCCGCGCTCCCTGGCTTCACTGCGCAGGGTTCGGGCCATTTCGTCAATGTCGCCTCGCTCGGCGCGCATTATGTCGTGCCCACCGGCGCGGTCTATTGCGCGACCAAGTTCGCGGTCTGGGCGATCACCGACGGCATCCGGCAGGAGCATCAGGATGTCCGCGCGACGATCATCTCGCCCGGTGTCGTCGAATCCGAACTCGGCCATGACATCACCGATCCGGGCAGCGCGGCGGCCATGGCCGAATTTCGTAGCATCGCGATCACCCCCGACGCGATCGCCCGCGCGATCCGCTTCGCGGTCGAACAGCCCGATGATGTCGACGTCAGCGAAATCATCGTGCGCCCGGTGAAGGGCAGCTTCTGA
- a CDS encoding TetR/AcrR family transcriptional regulator encodes MTAARQAFTRESADARRADLIEATAAVLAEHGLAGTNVRAICAKAGVSPGLLRHYFGGIDDLVAATYQATSDRMDAIFAAAVEGAGADPRAQLTAYLTASFRPPVTDPELLGAWTAFWALSRNDARMADIHAESYAGYRARLGELLTACGARDAERLAIMLTAMVDGLWLELSLDAASFGAEAAAAMVETAVTALLD; translated from the coding sequence ATGACCGCCGCTCGCCAAGCCTTTACGCGCGAAAGCGCCGACGCCCGCAGGGCGGACCTGATCGAGGCGACGGCGGCCGTGCTGGCCGAACATGGACTGGCGGGAACGAACGTCCGCGCGATCTGCGCGAAGGCGGGGGTATCGCCCGGCCTTTTGCGCCATTATTTCGGCGGTATCGACGATCTGGTGGCTGCGACCTATCAGGCGACGAGCGACCGTATGGATGCGATTTTCGCCGCTGCGGTCGAGGGCGCAGGCGCCGATCCGCGCGCGCAATTGACCGCATACCTGACCGCCAGCTTCCGCCCCCCGGTGACCGATCCCGAACTGCTCGGCGCTTGGACCGCCTTCTGGGCCCTTTCGCGAAACGATGCGCGAATGGCGGATATCCACGCGGAAAGTTACGCCGGCTATCGCGCACGGCTTGGCGAGCTGCTAACCGCATGCGGCGCGCGCGACGCCGAACGGCTGGCGATCATGCTGACCGCGATGGTTGACGGGCTGTGGCTCGAACTGTCGCTCGACGCCGCCAGCTTCGGCGCGGAAGCGGCGGCTGCGATGGTCGAAACGGCCGTGACGGCGCTGCTCGACTGA